A stretch of Aspergillus nidulans FGSC A4 chromosome VI DNA encodes these proteins:
- a CDS encoding 60S ribosomal protein uL15 (transcript_id=CADANIAT00009591): MPTRLSKTRKHRGHVSAGYGRIGKHRKHPGGRGMAGGQHHHRTNLDKYHPGYFGKVGMRYFHKTQQQFWKPTINVDKLWSLVPAEQRDAYISGQKTDTAPVIDLLSLGYSKVLGKGRLPEVPIVVRARYVSRDAEQKIKEAGGVVELVA; the protein is encoded by the exons ATGCCTACCCGTCTCTCTAAGACAAGGAAGCA CCGCGGTCATGTATCCGCCGGTTACGGTCGTATCGGAAAGCACCGTAAGCACCCCGGTGGTCGTGGTATGGCCGGTGGTCAGCACCACCATCGCACCAACCTCGACAAGTACCACCCTGGTTACTTCGGTAAGGTCGGTATGAGGTACTTCCACAAGACCCAGCAACAGTTCTGGAAGCCCACAATCAACGTCGACAAG CTGTGGTCCCTCGTTCCCGCCGAGCAGCGTGATGCCTACATTAGCGGCCAGAAGACCGACACTGCCCCCGTCATTGACCTTCTCTCCCTCGGTTACTCCAAGGTTCTCGGCAAGGGCCGTCTTCCTGAAGTCCCCATCGTTGTTCGCGCCCGGTACGTCAGCCGTGATGCTgagcagaagatcaaggaggcTGGTGGTGTTGTCGAGCTAGTTGCATAG
- the chl1 gene encoding DNA helicase (transcript_id=CADANIAT00009590), which yields MNKDTLSSMEPSKPQTFNHPYTPYDIQVRFMQSLYECLEEGKVAIFESPTGSGPRLQIIELSCTDWTRNRDDDEPEWMVEFAKREASRAVTEKRIEFESRLARIKREEEQQRAALESSEGSRKRQRVSVVSRDQDTEDDDQFALDDYDSENDEPSSIPRGSATATGLSSSTLELLERLRKYGSKIKPEEDDENDIKIFYCSRTHSQLMQFASELRRVTMPSTLPESLRQGLTDEEEQGERIKHISLGSRKNLCINSRVAALGNPTAINERCLELQQPNTPAPLRCSYLPTEEDEAKTLSFRDHALATVKDIEDLGKLGKKLGLCPYYASRGVVSHSERSARDALNLSIKGHVVIIDEAHNLMDAISNIHSVTVTLSQLRTSIFQLTTYARKFKTRLKGKNRNYIAQVIRLISSIADHLQSLIDNKQASEGSVLSSDLMAGKGADQINPYKLCRYLNESKLARKVDGYIDFSQSKANAQAEPKSTIPVLFHIQSFLLPLMNLSSEGRLFFTKTPGDIQLHYMLLDPTNHFREIVEDARAVILAGGTMSPMSDYLNHLFSYVPKDRLNTFSYGHVIPSENLTAHTLARGVTGCEFDFTYAGRDAEKMILDLGRTFTQLCRAIPDGIVAFFPSYEYLSRVLNIWKNAVVRENKQTLYETVEKEKQILYESRETELTTDDLLNNYANTINKGRGALLLSVVGGKLSEGINFSDKLGRGVLIVGLPFPNIRSPVWQAKIKYIEQKAYRNVGSGSEESRRLSAKAAGRDFYENACMRAVNQCIGRAIRHRNDYAAIVLIDKRYGKTSIEAKLPGWIKQSLVKDSALLPAATTLDGLACFFRSKNHCG from the exons ATGAACAAGGATACTTTGTCAAGCATGGAGCCTTCTAAACCCCAGACATTCAATCATCCCTATACACCGTACGACATTCAGGTTCGGTTCATGCAGTCGTTGTATGAATGTCTTGAAGAGGGTAAAGTTGCTATATTCGAGTCGCCTACTGGTAGCGGCCCCCGCCTTCAGATTATTGAGCTTTCATGTACTGACTGGACCAGGAACC gtgatgacgatgagccCGAGTGGATGGTGGAATTCGCGAAGCGCGAGGCAAGCCGTGCCGTTACTGAGAAGCGAATAGAGTTCGAATCGCGATTGGCAAGGATTAAACGAGAGGAAGAGCAACAGAGGGCAGCACTCGAGAGTTCAGAGGGTTCTAGAAAGCGACAG AGGGTTAGCGTCGTGTCGAGGGATCAAGAtactgaagatgatgaccaATTTGCTCTGGACGATTACGATAGCGAGAACGACGAGCCTAGTTCTATTCCCAGAGGCTCTGCTACTGCAACTGGGCTCTCTTCGAGCACTCTTGAACTATTGGAGCGTCTAAGAAAGTATGGTTCGAAGATTAAGcctgaagaagacgatgaaaatGACATCAAAATATTCTATTGCTCGAGGACGCACTCGCAGCTGATGCAATTTGCCAGCGAGCTGAGGCGCGTCACGATGCCATCGACCTTACCGGAAAGCTTAAGGCAAGGTCTtactgacgaagaggagcaaggAGAACGCATCAAACATATCTCACTTGGGTCTCGGAAAAACTTGTGTATCAATTCTAGGGTGGCTGCTTTGGGCAATCCAACGGCAATTAATGAACGTTGCCTGGAATTACAGCAACCGAACACACCAGCACCGCTTCGGTGTTCATATTTGCcaacggaagaggatgaagcgAAGACTTTGTCCTTTCGAGACCATGCTTTAGCAACCGTGAAAGACATCGAGGACCTGGGAAAACTTGGTAAAAAGCTGGGGCTATGCCCTTATTACGCATCCCGCGGAGTTGTCAGCCATAGTGAG AGGTCAGCTCGAGATGCCCTGAATCTCTCGATCAAAGGCCATGTGGTTATTATAGACGAGGCCCACAATCTTATGGATGCGATATCCAACATCCATTCAGTAACTGTTACTCTTTCTCAGTTACGAACTTCGATCTTCCAGTTGACTACGTATGCTCGAAAGTTCAAAACCCGCTTGAAAGGAAAGAACCGCAATTACATTGCTCAAGTCATCCGCTTGATCAGCTCTATAGCAGATCATCTCCAGTCTCTTATAGATAATAAACAAGCAAGTGAAGGCTCTGTTCTCTCATCTGACTTGATGGCAGGGAAGGGGGCTGATCAGATCAATCCGTACAAACTCTGCCGATATCTGAATGAGAGCAAACTAGCAAGGAAAGTCGACGGGTATATTGATTTTTCACAAAGCAAAGCGAATGCCCAAGCTGAGCCCAAGTCTACGATTCCTGTTCTTTTTCATATACAAAGCTTTCTCCTGCCATTAATGAATCTTTCTTCTGAAGGGAGACTGTTCTTCACGAAAACCCCCGGGGATATTCAGCTTCATTATATGCTTCTTGACCCAACAAATCATTTTCGGGAGATCGTCGAGGATGCGAGGGCTGTCATACTGGCCGGAGGGACCATGTCTCCC ATGTCTGACTACTTAAACCATTTATTCTCCTATGTCCCAAAGGATCGTCTAAATACTTTCAGTTATGGCCATGTCATTCCATCGGAGAACCTGACTGCGCACACTCTGGCTCGGGGCGTTACAGGTTGTGAGTTTGACTTTACATATGCCGGTCgtgatgcagagaagatg ATACTTGACCTCGGACGGACATTCACTCAGTTATGTCGTGCAATACCAGACGGCATTGTTGCTTTCTTCCCGAGCTACGAGTATCTAAGCCGGGTGCTGAACATATGGAAGAACGCAGTTGTTCGTGAGAATAAGCAAACGCTCTATGAAACCGTCGAAAAAGAGAAACAAATACTTTACGAGTCACGCGAAACGGAGCTCACAACAGATGACCTTCTTAACAACTATGCTAACACTATCAATAAAGGCAGGGGAGCATTGCTCTTATCCGTTGTTGGCGGCAAGTTGTCCGAGGGTATCAACTTCTCAGACAAATTAGGGAGAGGTGTCTTAATCGTCGGTCTCCCGTTTCCCAATATACGTAGCCCGGTTTGGCAAGCCAAAATCAAATACATTGAGCAAAAGGCTTACCGAAACGTCGGATCTGGCTCCGAAGAAAGTCGGCGATTGTCTGCCAAAGCCGCCGGGAGAGATTTTTACGAGAATGCTTGTATGCGGGCTGTGAACCAATGTATTGGGCGAGCTATTAGGCACCGCAACGACTATGCGGCCATCGTCCTTATTGACAAGCGATATGGGAAAACTAGCATCGAAGCCAAGCTGCCCGGATGGATCAAACAAAGCCTAGTGAAAGACTCCGCTCTTTTGCCAGCAGCGACAACGTTAGATGGGCTTGCGTGTTTCTTCCGCAGCAAAAACCACTGCGGGTAG
- a CDS encoding uncharacterized protein (transcript_id=CADANIAT00009592) translates to MRRRIRPTSTHYYREPVQVHMKMSESEPRYRETNISRKVFSIAGIQTTVFGLDELPSQASEIGCLWLLHPRLATLERMVPIATAAINDWNKRIQEGRAGPKSVKGLIAVAFDQRNHGTRLVDPLCNESWKKGNPRHAQDMFSVFQGTARDTSLLIDYLPAFVFPKTDRRITENLVLGVSLGGHAAWSCILHEPRISAGVVIIGCPDYANLMADRARLSKLPSWKDTTPPGAKFLGSEDFPFTLLDAVRKWDPAGLFLSHLDLSPDMEPIRSAPIPEPTESQKAVLRPLLTRCLAGKKILNLSGGIDKLVPYSKGEGFLAWLKQAIRPDGWFADGAVTLEDIIDQNAGHEVTPKMVDEAVRFIGDALSCGKDEDKKASVRDSKI, encoded by the exons ATGCGTCGTAGGATCCGGCCAACCTCCACTCACTACTACCGAGAGCCGGTGCAAGTACATATGAAAATGTCCG AAAGCGAACCGCGCTACCGCGAGACCAACATCTCCCGTAAGGTCTTCTCAATTGCGGGGATCCAGACAACAGTATTCGGACTTGATGAGCTTCCTTCTCAGGCGTCAGAAATTGGGTGTCTCTGGCTCTTGCACCCGCGACTTGCAACCCTAGAGCGCATGGTCCCAATCGCTACCGCAGCGATTAACGACTGGAACAAGCGAATCCAGGAAGGTCGTGCAGGCCCAAAGTCCGTAAAGGGCTTGATTGCCGTGGCTTTCGACCAGAGAAATCATGGCACGAGATTAGTCGATCCTCTCTGCAATGAGTCTTGGAAGAAGGGGAATCCACGTCATGCTCAGGATATGTTTTCTGTCTTCC AGGGCACCGCACGAGACACCTCTCTCCTGATTGACTATTTGCCCGCCTTCGTTTTCCCTAAGACAGATCGCCGAATCACTGAGAATCTTGTTCTCGGGGTATCACTCGGTGGTCATGCAGCCTGGAGCTGCATTTTGCACGAACCTCGCATCTCCGCTGGCGTCGTAATTATTGGCTGCCCCGACTACGCGAACTTGATGGCAGATCGTGCCCGTCTGTCCAAACTCCCCTCATGGAAAGACACAACTCCACCTGGCGCAAAGTTTCTGGGGTCAGAGGACTTTCCTTTCACTCTTTTGGACGCAGTCCGCAAATGGGACCCTGCCGGTTTATTCTTAAGCCATCTAGACCTCAGTCCGGATATGGAACCCATTCGCAGTGCGCCGATCCCAGAACCCACGGAGAGTCAGAAAGCTGTTTTGCGGCCGCTACTCACCCGCTGTTTGGCCGGAAAGAAGATCCTCAACCTATCTGGAGGTATAGACAAGCTGGTGCCGTACAGTAAAGGTGAGGGTTTCTTGGCTTGGCTTAAACAGGCGATTAGACCCGATGGCTGGTTTGCGGACGGAGCTGTTACGCTCGAGGATATTATTGATCAGAACGCGGGACATGAGGTAACGCCCAagatggttgatgaggcAGTTAGGTTCATTGGGGACGCGCTCTCTTGTGGCAAGGACGAGGATAAAAAGGCTTCTGTAAGGGATTCTAAGATTTAG